A single window of Chloracidobacterium sp. DNA harbors:
- a CDS encoding 5'-nucleotidase, lipoprotein e(P4) family: MRTKKILNTFATITLSVISTYFLLGIPASTQGTSPQTNAVLQYQVGGTLYMQKAAEYRSLAYQAFNIARLRFDATLEKKNVKKLPKAERKMPRAIVVDIDETILDNSPAQAYSIANNAPFNLKDWYAWGDMRKAKAIPGAVDFLNYAVSKGAKIFYVSNRDGVQKPATIDNLKKVGLTDIADDNVILRASESGKEARRTAIAKTFRIVMLMGDNLDDFSNVFEKKSIADRFAETDKARDQFGDRFIVLPNAMYGTWENAIYDYGRLTEAQKAEKRAAALELP; the protein is encoded by the coding sequence ATGAGAACAAAGAAAATTCTGAATACATTCGCAACGATCACACTATCCGTGATATCGACGTATTTTCTGCTTGGCATCCCGGCGTCGACGCAGGGCACCTCGCCGCAGACGAATGCGGTGCTCCAATACCAGGTCGGCGGCACGCTATATATGCAGAAGGCCGCCGAGTACCGCTCGCTCGCATATCAGGCGTTCAATATAGCTCGCCTACGGTTCGACGCCACCCTTGAGAAGAAAAACGTCAAGAAACTGCCTAAAGCCGAGCGTAAGATGCCGCGTGCTATCGTAGTGGACATTGACGAGACCATTCTCGATAATTCACCTGCTCAGGCATACAGTATCGCTAATAACGCGCCGTTCAACCTTAAAGATTGGTACGCCTGGGGCGATATGCGCAAGGCAAAAGCGATTCCCGGAGCCGTTGATTTCTTGAATTACGCGGTCTCCAAGGGTGCCAAGATCTTTTACGTATCAAACCGTGATGGAGTGCAAAAACCGGCCACCATCGACAATCTAAAAAAGGTTGGACTTACCGACATCGCTGACGATAACGTCATCCTCAGGGCATCCGAATCCGGTAAAGAGGCTCGCCGCACAGCCATTGCCAAAACTTTTCGCATCGTTATGCTGATGGGCGATAACCTTGACGACTTTTCTAACGTATTTGAAAAGAAATCGATCGCTGACCGCTTTGCCGAGACCGATAAAGCCCGAGATCAATTCGGCGATCGCTTTATCGTCCTGCCCAATGCAATGTACGGCACCTGGGAAAATGCGATCTACGACTACGGCCGCCTGACCGAGGCTCAGAAAGCAGAAAAACGTGCGGCAGCATTGGAATTGCCGTAA